In Nitratireductor sp. GISD-1A_MAKvit, a genomic segment contains:
- a CDS encoding ABC transporter permease, translated as MLRFILMRLGKAAIILIAILTLNFFLIHAAPGDPAAVMAGEAGAADAKFIAQLREQFGLDKPLLTQLGIYLKGVLQFDLGFSYRQQMPVADLILDRLPATLLLTMTAFVISLVLGTLAGVLASARVGKWSDTAISTLALLFYATPLYWAALMAVLLFSVHFNWLPGFGYETVGANYTGFRRALDIGQHLILPATTLGLFFMAVYMRMTRASMLEVSQLDFVKTARAKGLKPGIIQRRHIFRNAMLPVVTLAGLQAGQLVGGAVLTETVFAWPGIGRLMFEALAQRDYNLLLGVFFVSAAMVLLFNLITDILYRFVDPRIRVA; from the coding sequence ATGCTACGCTTCATACTCATGCGCCTGGGCAAGGCGGCGATCATCCTGATCGCCATCCTGACGCTCAACTTCTTCCTGATCCACGCCGCACCCGGCGATCCCGCCGCCGTGATGGCAGGCGAGGCGGGGGCCGCCGACGCGAAATTCATCGCGCAGTTGCGCGAGCAGTTCGGCCTCGACAAGCCGCTGCTCACCCAGCTCGGGATCTATCTCAAGGGCGTGCTGCAGTTCGATCTCGGCTTTTCCTATCGCCAGCAGATGCCCGTGGCCGACCTGATCCTCGACCGGCTGCCCGCGACACTGCTCCTGACCATGACGGCTTTCGTCATCTCGCTTGTGCTCGGCACGCTGGCAGGCGTTCTCGCCTCCGCGCGTGTCGGCAAATGGTCGGACACGGCGATCTCCACCCTGGCACTGCTCTTCTATGCGACCCCGCTTTACTGGGCCGCACTGATGGCGGTGCTTCTGTTCTCCGTCCATTTCAACTGGCTGCCGGGTTTCGGCTATGAGACGGTGGGCGCGAACTACACCGGCTTTCGCCGCGCGCTCGACATCGGCCAGCATCTGATCCTGCCGGCCACCACGCTCGGCCTCTTCTTCATGGCGGTCTATATGCGCATGACGCGGGCCTCCATGCTGGAGGTCAGCCAGCTCGATTTCGTCAAGACGGCGCGGGCCAAGGGGCTGAAGCCCGGCATCATCCAGCGCCGCCACATCTTCCGCAACGCCATGCTGCCGGTGGTGACGCTTGCCGGCCTGCAGGCGGGCCAGCTCGTGGGCGGCGCGGTGCTGACCGAAACCGTGTTCGCGTGGCCCGGCATCGGGCGGCTGATGTTCGAGGCGCTCGCACAGCGCGACTACAACCTGCTTCTTGGCGTGTTCTTCGTCTCCGCCGCCATGGTGCTCCTGTTCAACCTCATCACCGACATTCTCTATCGGTTCGTTGACCCAAGAATCCGGGTGGCATGA
- a CDS encoding MurR/RpiR family transcriptional regulator produces the protein MAEHSAPQTIEDLLDRMLEVSDGLPKRLKQCADYVAANPDRIAVSTVAEMAEGAGVKPSAFMRFCQVLGFSGFSQMQRLFRDSYAQNWPDYPTRLEKLRESGAGSPSALLAEFIEAGRLSLESLAKTIDPETLEAAIKALSQANMVHIVGLRRAFSVATYFAYAFEKMNVPAMLHDHVGRLDNRHAIRKGDAVIAITFAPYTPETIELAEAARAAGAEVVAITDAIASPLRPVTPLMLTVSEADFGDFRSLSATLSLAVALVVAVGANVEQK, from the coding sequence ATGGCAGAGCATTCCGCACCGCAGACCATCGAGGATCTGCTCGACCGCATGCTGGAGGTTTCCGATGGCCTGCCCAAGCGCCTGAAGCAATGCGCAGACTATGTGGCTGCGAACCCTGACCGCATTGCGGTTTCGACCGTGGCAGAGATGGCCGAGGGCGCAGGCGTGAAGCCTTCCGCCTTCATGCGATTTTGCCAGGTGCTCGGCTTTTCGGGCTTTTCGCAGATGCAGCGCCTGTTTCGCGATTCCTACGCCCAGAACTGGCCCGACTATCCTACGCGACTGGAAAAACTGCGCGAAAGCGGCGCGGGCAGTCCCTCCGCCCTTCTGGCGGAGTTCATCGAGGCAGGGCGCCTTTCGCTCGAAAGTCTGGCCAAGACTATCGATCCGGAGACGCTGGAGGCCGCCATCAAGGCGCTTTCCCAGGCGAACATGGTGCATATTGTCGGCCTGCGCCGGGCCTTTTCCGTCGCTACCTATTTCGCCTATGCCTTTGAAAAAATGAATGTGCCAGCGATGCTGCACGATCATGTCGGCAGGCTCGACAATCGTCATGCCATTCGCAAGGGCGACGCCGTGATCGCGATCACCTTCGCGCCCTACACGCCTGAAACGATCGAACTGGCCGAGGCCGCGCGCGCGGCCGGAGCCGAAGTGGTGGCGATCACCGATGCCATCGCAAGTCCGCTACGCCCGGTCACCCCGCTCATGCTGACGGTTTCGGAAGCCGATTTCGGAGACTTCCGCTCACTCTCCGCAACACTCTCGCTCGCCGTGGCTCTTGTCGTGGCCGTGGGGGCGAATGTGGAACAGAAATAG
- the iolC gene encoding 5-dehydro-2-deoxygluconokinase, protein MKSLDLITIGRSSVDLYGAQVGGRLEDMGSFNKYIGGSPTNIAAGTARLGLKSALITRVGDEHMGRFIREELEREGVDTRGVVTDPERLTALVLLGIRDQEQFPLIFYRENCADMALGEEDIDPDFIAEARCVCATGTHLSHPRTEAAVLKALRLAREHGALTALDIDYRPNLWGLAGHGAGESRFIESERVTAKLQSTLPLFDLIVGTEEEFHIAGGSTDTIEALRNVRALTNAVLVCKRGPMGASAFSGSIPDTLDEGEAGEGFPIEVFNVLGAGDGFMSGLLKGWLSGENWPTALKYANACGAFAVSRHGCAPAYPSLEELEYFFRTGVREKALRKDAALEQVHWATTRHGDWPQMRVFAFDHRMQFEAMADEAGVSHERIGEFKKLCLQAAMTVADGRHGYGILCDERLGREALHTASGSGLWIGRPVEWPGSRPLALEPAIGPDCGGLNEWPLENVVKLLCFYHPDDDPTVKEEQESTVKRLFAASRRNRLEMLLEIIPSKVGPCDDNTVATVIDRFYRIGVFPDWWKLEPMTSHSAWQKACDTIKRHDPHSRGIVVLGLDAPEKELEDSFAVAASFDLVKGFAVGRTIFAHAARRWLSGAIDDQTAIAEMTQNYANLCTVWDRARASRGAAA, encoded by the coding sequence ATGAAGTCCCTCGACCTCATCACAATCGGCCGGTCATCGGTCGATCTTTACGGCGCGCAGGTTGGCGGACGCCTGGAAGACATGGGATCCTTCAACAAATATATCGGCGGCTCCCCAACCAATATTGCAGCGGGCACGGCGCGGCTTGGTCTCAAATCGGCTTTGATCACACGTGTGGGTGACGAGCATATGGGGCGCTTCATCCGCGAGGAGCTTGAGCGTGAAGGCGTGGATACGCGCGGTGTCGTGACCGACCCTGAACGCCTGACGGCGCTGGTGCTGCTCGGCATTCGCGATCAGGAACAGTTTCCGCTGATCTTCTATCGCGAGAACTGCGCCGACATGGCGCTGGGTGAGGAAGACATCGACCCGGATTTCATTGCCGAGGCTCGCTGTGTGTGCGCGACCGGCACGCATCTTTCTCATCCACGCACCGAGGCTGCCGTTCTGAAAGCGTTGCGGCTTGCCCGCGAGCATGGCGCGCTGACCGCGCTCGACATCGACTATCGCCCCAATCTCTGGGGGCTTGCGGGGCATGGTGCCGGCGAAAGCCGCTTCATCGAATCCGAACGCGTGACCGCCAAGCTGCAATCCACCCTGCCGCTGTTCGATCTGATCGTCGGCACGGAAGAGGAGTTTCACATCGCCGGCGGGTCCACCGACACGATTGAAGCGCTGAGAAATGTGCGTGCGCTGACGAATGCCGTGCTCGTGTGCAAGCGGGGACCGATGGGTGCCTCCGCATTTTCCGGCTCCATACCCGACACGCTCGATGAGGGCGAGGCGGGGGAGGGGTTTCCGATCGAGGTGTTCAACGTGCTTGGCGCGGGCGACGGCTTCATGTCCGGCCTTCTGAAAGGCTGGCTCTCGGGAGAGAACTGGCCGACCGCCCTGAAATACGCCAATGCATGCGGCGCCTTTGCAGTCTCCCGCCATGGCTGCGCGCCGGCCTATCCCTCGCTTGAGGAACTGGAATATTTCTTCCGCACCGGCGTTCGCGAGAAGGCGCTGCGCAAGGATGCCGCGCTTGAACAGGTGCACTGGGCGACGACACGGCATGGCGACTGGCCGCAGATGCGTGTTTTCGCCTTCGACCACCGCATGCAGTTTGAGGCCATGGCCGATGAGGCAGGCGTTTCCCACGAACGCATTGGTGAATTCAAGAAGCTGTGCCTGCAAGCGGCCATGACGGTTGCAGACGGTCGCCATGGATATGGGATACTCTGCGATGAGCGACTTGGCCGCGAAGCGCTTCACACGGCTTCGGGATCCGGGCTCTGGATCGGACGGCCGGTCGAGTGGCCGGGTTCGCGCCCGCTCGCGCTGGAGCCCGCCATAGGTCCCGATTGCGGGGGGCTGAATGAATGGCCGCTGGAAAACGTCGTCAAGCTCTTGTGTTTCTACCACCCCGATGATGACCCGACAGTGAAGGAAGAACAGGAATCAACCGTCAAACGCCTGTTCGCTGCCAGCCGCCGCAACCGGCTGGAAATGCTGCTGGAGATCATTCCTTCCAAGGTCGGCCCCTGCGACGACAACACGGTCGCCACCGTGATCGATCGTTTTTATCGAATTGGTGTTTTTCCCGACTGGTGGAAGCTGGAACCGATGACGTCACATTCGGCCTGGCAGAAGGCATGCGATACGATAAAACGCCATGATCCGCACTCGCGCGGCATCGTGGTTCTCGGGCTCGATGCACCGGAAAAGGAACTGGAAGACAGTTTCGCGGTTGCTGCCTCCTTCGATCTGGTGAAGGGTTTTGCCGTCGGTCGCACCATCTTTGCCCATGCGGCACGGCGCTGGCTTTCCGGTGCCATCGACGACCAAACGGCCATTGCGGAAATGACGCAGAATTACGCAAATCTGTGCACGGTCTGGGATCGTGCACGCGCGAGCAGGGGAGCGGCAGCATGA
- a CDS encoding DUF4168 domain-containing protein, with protein sequence MILRSRLRMVAAAFVFTAGATTLAPALAQDAVPTPAPNRQAQSFDEKKLEAFTVAFLAVSDVKQQYSERFRQAPGETEKQQVQSEATKKMEQAVDQTDGISVDEYNEIIQTAQTDETLAKKLNGMIGEAAKSQQ encoded by the coding sequence ATGATTCTTCGCAGCAGATTGCGCATGGTAGCAGCCGCATTCGTTTTCACCGCGGGTGCGACAACGCTCGCTCCGGCGCTTGCACAGGATGCCGTGCCGACGCCCGCTCCCAACCGGCAGGCACAGTCATTCGATGAAAAGAAGCTCGAAGCGTTCACCGTGGCGTTTCTGGCCGTGAGCGACGTGAAGCAGCAATATAGCGAACGCTTCCGGCAGGCTCCCGGCGAAACGGAAAAGCAGCAGGTTCAGAGCGAAGCGACAAAGAAGATGGAACAGGCTGTCGACCAGACCGATGGCATCTCGGTGGATGAGTACAACGAGATCATCCAGACGGCCCAGACGGACGAGACGCTGGCCAAGAAGCTGAATGGCATGATCGGTGAAGCCGCGAAATCGCAGCAGTGA
- a CDS encoding class II aldolase/adducin family protein: MNVQSQPVSADDTGQPRERIELAAAYRLIAHYHLDDSIFTHISARAPAEEGEHAFLINPFGLRFDEVTATNLVTVDINGEILRDNHGAGINKAGFTIHSAVHAARPDVHCVLHTHTVAGVAISSMEEGILPLNQWSLQFHNRLAFHDYEGIALDLGERERLVADLGDRNVMILRNHGLLTCGRTVGEAFALMFNMERACRAQLAIMSSGGKQIRIAEELAEKTARQYEGWDTHHTGNRPDPQWEAFQRLAIKHYPDLVE; the protein is encoded by the coding sequence ATGAACGTACAATCCCAACCGGTTTCAGCTGACGATACCGGGCAACCGCGTGAAAGGATCGAGCTGGCGGCGGCCTATCGGCTGATCGCGCATTATCACCTGGATGACAGCATCTTCACGCATATCTCGGCCCGGGCGCCGGCAGAGGAAGGCGAGCACGCCTTCCTGATCAACCCGTTCGGACTGCGCTTCGACGAGGTCACGGCGACGAATCTCGTGACCGTGGACATCAATGGCGAGATCCTGCGCGACAATCATGGTGCGGGCATCAACAAGGCAGGCTTCACCATCCACAGCGCCGTCCATGCGGCACGGCCCGACGTGCATTGCGTTCTACACACGCACACGGTGGCGGGCGTTGCCATCTCCTCCATGGAAGAGGGCATACTGCCGCTGAACCAGTGGTCGCTGCAGTTTCACAACCGCCTTGCCTTCCATGACTATGAGGGCATCGCGCTGGATCTCGGCGAGCGCGAGCGGCTTGTCGCCGATCTGGGCGACCGCAATGTCATGATCCTGCGAAACCACGGGCTTCTGACCTGCGGGCGCACGGTGGGCGAGGCTTTCGCGCTCATGTTCAACATGGAGCGCGCCTGCCGCGCGCAGCTTGCCATCATGTCTTCGGGTGGAAAGCAGATCCGCATTGCCGAGGAACTGGCCGAGAAGACGGCGCGCCAATATGAGGGCTGGGACACTCACCACACCGGCAACAGGCCCGACCCGCAATGGGAGGCGTTTCAGCGCCTCGCCATCAAGCACTATCCCGATCTCGTGGAGTGA
- a CDS encoding NAD(P)-dependent oxidoreductase — translation MADGQVIEGVYLSNAFDLHALYGHALAPHAGRIRLRHPHEIDDPEAIRFALCWRPADDAFLPYPNLRLAHSIAAGVDSIINCPSLPEDAVVARVRDPDQGDVMAGFAAWHVIWHHRNMRHHIVHEARHEWARLIPSIMKPPRETPVGILGFGLMGRAIARAVTAMGFPVVAAVRTSPTEGLPGVRFESGKGAARRVAEQAAILINVLPLTQETRGLLDLDFFNRMPEGAALIQLGRGEHLIEADLVRALDSGRIASASLDVFEVEPLPKDHPFWADERILVTPHQAGDCSPHTMAEQLVRAAQAVVAGKIPETVVDRSNGY, via the coding sequence ATGGCTGACGGACAGGTGATCGAGGGCGTCTATCTGAGCAACGCCTTCGACCTGCATGCGCTTTATGGACATGCGCTGGCCCCGCATGCGGGCAGGATCCGGCTGCGGCACCCGCATGAGATCGATGATCCGGAGGCGATCCGCTTTGCGCTGTGCTGGCGCCCTGCCGACGATGCATTCCTGCCCTATCCGAATTTGCGGCTTGCGCATTCCATTGCGGCGGGCGTCGACAGCATCATCAATTGCCCGAGCCTGCCCGAGGACGCGGTTGTGGCGCGCGTGCGCGACCCGGATCAGGGCGATGTGATGGCAGGCTTCGCGGCATGGCATGTGATCTGGCATCATCGCAACATGCGCCACCACATCGTGCATGAGGCCAGGCACGAATGGGCGCGGCTCATCCCATCGATCATGAAGCCACCCCGCGAGACACCGGTGGGCATTCTCGGTTTCGGGCTGATGGGGCGGGCCATTGCCCGCGCGGTGACGGCCATGGGCTTTCCTGTGGTTGCTGCCGTGCGGACCTCGCCAACGGAAGGGCTGCCCGGCGTGCGCTTCGAGAGCGGCAAAGGAGCCGCCCGGCGTGTTGCGGAACAGGCTGCAATCCTGATCAACGTGCTGCCGCTGACGCAAGAGACGCGCGGCCTGCTCGATCTCGATTTCTTCAACCGGATGCCGGAAGGGGCCGCTCTCATCCAGCTTGGGCGAGGCGAACATCTGATCGAGGCCGATCTTGTGCGTGCGCTCGACAGCGGCCGCATCGCCTCTGCCTCGCTCGACGTTTTCGAGGTCGAACCATTGCCGAAGGATCATCCCTTCTGGGCGGATGAACGCATCCTCGTCACGCCGCATCAGGCGGGCGACTGCTCGCCGCACACCATGGCGGAACAGCTTGTCCGCGCCGCACAGGCTGTGGTGGCAGGAAAAATACCGGAAACGGTGGTCGACAGATCCAACGGATATTGA
- a CDS encoding histone deacetylase family protein translates to MKAIFDERQLRHTPERYFRRGAYMPHPEQAERAILIRDMLVKNDFPIEKPRDFGEGPVKAVHDPDYVDFWKDAYERWRAEAPDQEPIPNCHPGPRRGRPSSSVFGQLGWWATDTSVPLTEGTWEAVYWSAQTALETAERVKEGERMVYGLCRPPGHHALSNASNGFCLFNNAAIAAQSLRERFGKVAVLDIDTHTGNGTLDIFYDRGDVFVCSLHTDPDLYPTYYLGYEDERGEGEGEGATLNLCLKPGSDTETILGRFREGLAAITTFGAEALVISLGLDMAADDPLSEVKLTGDGFATMAREIAALGLPTALIQEGGYLGPSLSRNAEIFLTASRKALAG, encoded by the coding sequence ATGAAAGCCATTTTCGACGAACGCCAATTGCGGCACACGCCGGAGCGCTATTTCCGGCGCGGGGCCTATATGCCCCATCCCGAACAGGCAGAACGCGCGATCCTGATCCGCGACATGCTGGTCAAAAACGACTTCCCCATAGAGAAACCGCGCGATTTTGGCGAGGGGCCGGTCAAGGCGGTGCATGACCCGGACTATGTGGATTTCTGGAAAGATGCTTATGAGCGCTGGCGTGCGGAGGCGCCGGATCAGGAGCCGATCCCCAACTGCCACCCCGGCCCGCGCCGTGGGCGGCCTTCCTCATCCGTTTTCGGCCAGCTCGGCTGGTGGGCGACCGACACATCGGTTCCGCTCACGGAAGGCACGTGGGAGGCCGTCTACTGGTCGGCGCAGACTGCCCTTGAAACCGCCGAACGCGTGAAGGAAGGCGAACGCATGGTCTATGGCCTGTGCCGCCCGCCGGGTCACCACGCGCTTTCCAATGCGTCGAACGGCTTTTGCCTCTTCAACAATGCGGCCATTGCAGCGCAAAGCCTGCGCGAACGCTTCGGTAAGGTGGCGGTGCTCGACATCGACACGCATACGGGCAATGGCACGCTCGACATCTTCTATGATCGCGGCGACGTTTTCGTCTGCTCGCTGCACACGGACCCCGACCTCTACCCGACCTATTATCTCGGCTATGAGGACGAGCGCGGCGAGGGCGAAGGCGAGGGGGCGACGCTCAATCTCTGCCTGAAACCCGGTTCGGACACGGAAACGATCCTTGGCCGCTTCCGCGAGGGGCTTGCGGCCATCACCACCTTCGGCGCGGAGGCGCTGGTGATTTCGCTGGGGCTCGACATGGCGGCGGACGATCCGCTCTCGGAGGTCAAGCTCACCGGCGACGGCTTTGCCACCATGGCGCGCGAGATCGCGGCGCTGGGGTTGCCGACGGCATTAATCCAGGAAGGCGGCTATCTCGGACCTTCGCTCTCCAGAAATGCGGAAATCTTCCTCACCGCCAGCCGGAAAGCACTGGCGGGCTGA
- a CDS encoding ABC transporter ATP-binding protein, which yields MTDPVLSIRNLKIALPEGADRDFAVNDVSYDLHAGEILCIVGESGSGKSMSANAAMGLLPDLVRPVGGEILFEGMDLLKLSETEMMDLRGKKIAMIFQEPMSALNPLMRVEDQIAEVFEAHGLLTPKERAARAIELLTEVGIPDPEKAARAYPFQLSGGQRQRVMIAMALALEPRMLIADEPTTALDVTTQAQILELIRNLQEKHGMAVMFITHDFGVVAEIADRVAVMQYGKIVEAGTADDVLDNPQHEYTQKLIAAIPKLAAGVSEETVGKTPILEVEGLNKTYVTGGGLLFSKPRVVHAVNDVNLTLAEGETLGIVGESGSGKSSVGRCLVRLMQPDSGTVKLAGHDMAQLSGEALREARKSIQMIFQDPYASLNPRSKVGRIIAEGPMAHGVSKQEAYARAVKLLELVDLDALAIDRYPHEFSGGQRQRIGIARALALEPRVIIADEAVSALDVSIQAQVLDLLAELKERLNLALIFITHDLRVAAQICDRIAVMQKGRVVEMGPAHAIFNNPQSDYTRTLIEAIPGREKELAAAG from the coding sequence ATGACAGACCCCGTTCTCAGCATCCGAAACCTGAAGATCGCGCTGCCGGAGGGTGCCGACCGCGACTTTGCCGTCAACGATGTCTCCTACGATCTCCACGCCGGTGAAATTCTCTGCATCGTCGGAGAATCGGGTTCGGGCAAATCCATGTCGGCCAATGCGGCCATGGGGCTTCTGCCCGATCTGGTGCGGCCGGTGGGCGGCGAAATCCTCTTCGAGGGCATGGATCTTCTAAAACTCTCGGAAACCGAGATGATGGATCTGCGCGGCAAGAAGATCGCCATGATCTTTCAGGAGCCCATGTCCGCCCTCAACCCGCTGATGCGCGTGGAAGACCAGATTGCCGAAGTGTTTGAGGCGCATGGTCTGCTGACACCGAAGGAGCGCGCCGCGCGCGCCATCGAACTCCTGACGGAAGTGGGCATTCCCGACCCCGAAAAGGCCGCGCGCGCCTATCCGTTCCAGCTTTCCGGCGGGCAGCGGCAGCGCGTCATGATCGCCATGGCGCTGGCGCTCGAACCGCGCATGCTGATCGCCGACGAGCCGACCACCGCGCTCGACGTGACCACACAGGCGCAGATCCTGGAGCTGATCCGCAATCTGCAGGAAAAGCACGGCATGGCGGTGATGTTCATCACCCATGATTTCGGCGTGGTTGCCGAGATCGCCGACCGCGTGGCGGTGATGCAATATGGCAAGATCGTCGAGGCCGGCACCGCCGACGACGTGCTCGACAATCCGCAGCATGAGTACACGCAGAAGCTGATCGCGGCGATCCCGAAACTTGCCGCCGGGGTGAGCGAGGAAACGGTGGGCAAGACGCCGATCCTCGAAGTGGAAGGGCTCAACAAGACCTATGTGACCGGCGGCGGGCTGCTCTTTTCCAAGCCGCGCGTGGTGCATGCGGTCAACGATGTGAACCTGACGCTGGCCGAGGGCGAAACGCTGGGCATTGTCGGCGAATCCGGTTCCGGCAAGTCGAGCGTCGGGCGCTGTCTCGTGCGGCTGATGCAGCCCGATTCCGGCACGGTGAAGCTGGCCGGCCACGACATGGCACAGCTTTCGGGCGAGGCGCTGCGCGAGGCGCGCAAGTCGATCCAGATGATTTTTCAGGATCCCTATGCCTCGCTCAACCCGCGCTCCAAGGTGGGCCGCATCATCGCCGAAGGGCCGATGGCGCACGGGGTTTCGAAGCAGGAAGCCTATGCGCGCGCGGTGAAACTTCTGGAACTGGTGGACCTCGATGCGCTCGCCATCGACCGCTATCCGCACGAGTTTTCAGGCGGCCAGCGCCAGCGCATCGGCATTGCCCGCGCGCTGGCGCTGGAACCGCGCGTCATCATTGCCGACGAGGCGGTTTCGGCGCTCGACGTTTCCATTCAGGCGCAGGTGCTCGATCTTCTGGCGGAGCTCAAGGAGCGGCTCAATCTGGCGCTGATCTTCATCACCCACGATCTGCGCGTCGCTGCCCAGATCTGCGACCGCATCGCGGTGATGCAGAAGGGCAGGGTGGTCGAGATGGGGCCGGCGCATGCCATCTTCAACAATCCTCAGAGCGATTACACACGCACCCTGATCGAGGCCATTCCCGGCCGCGAGAAGGAGCTGGCGGCGGCGGGGTGA
- a CDS encoding GntR family transcriptional regulator gives MSVFSEVSTIDLVTQIARQITEAIVTGHLKPGERLTELQLSREFGTSRAPVREAARLLESQGLVTFSPRRGFFVRTFSASEMRDIYELRIGLELHAGCLAVERATGADLAALEKQLGRLYGTAGQASIETQIFEDFAFHRMLCKASGNARLLRVYDELATEMRAGITLIGKLYDDPQRMAETHEPIMEAVRKRDGDELREALRYHISVARDAVVALFEELEKGA, from the coding sequence GTGAGCGTGTTTTCGGAAGTGTCCACGATCGATCTGGTGACGCAGATTGCCCGGCAGATCACCGAGGCGATTGTCACCGGACATCTGAAGCCTGGCGAGCGTCTGACGGAGCTTCAGCTATCGCGCGAGTTCGGCACCAGCCGCGCGCCTGTCCGCGAGGCCGCGCGCCTTCTGGAGAGCCAGGGCCTTGTCACCTTTTCGCCGCGGCGCGGTTTCTTTGTCCGCACATTCAGCGCCAGCGAGATGCGCGACATCTACGAGTTGCGCATCGGCCTCGAATTGCATGCGGGCTGTCTTGCGGTGGAACGCGCCACCGGGGCGGACCTCGCCGCCCTCGAAAAACAGCTTGGCCGCCTTTATGGCACGGCCGGCCAGGCGTCGATCGAGACACAGATTTTCGAGGATTTCGCCTTCCACCGCATGCTCTGCAAGGCGAGCGGGAATGCCCGTCTCCTGCGTGTCTATGACGAGCTGGCAACTGAAATGCGCGCGGGCATCACGCTGATCGGCAAGCTTTATGACGACCCGCAGCGGATGGCCGAAACCCATGAGCCCATCATGGAGGCGGTGAGAAAACGAGACGGAGACGAGTTGCGTGAAGCCTTGCGCTATCACATCTCCGTTGCGCGCGACGCGGTTGTTGCCCTCTTCGAAGAGCTGGAAAAGGGCGCCTGA